In the bacterium genome, one interval contains:
- the mgtA gene encoding magnesium-translocating P-type ATPase, with the protein MRSPAAPLADFWDRPREELLELLGTTAAGLTSDEAERRLRRHGPNSLVRERRFAKLLSVVRYFANPLVVILVAAGAVSLSLGDPVGGLIIIAIVLLSVLLNFFMEFQARRAVEEIRRQVATTAAVLRDGRERELPIAELVPGDVVRLNAGDLAPADARLLEAKDLHVRESALTGESLPVDKSAADLPAGKHAVGDALNSVFLGTSVQTGMARAVVARTGRDTALGAIAERLAARPPETEFGRGIRHFGLMITRVIMLLVLFVLLVNIVLHRPLLESFLFSVALAVGMAPEMMPMIITVTLAHGARLMTKKKVLVKQLAAIEDFGSIDILCSDKTGTITEGEIVLDRHVDIQGRDDASVLQLVYLNSHFEAGIASPLDAAVLKHAPPPIAEYEKVDEIPFDFARKRLSVVLRHGADRLLVAKGEVESVLAICGTVNVDGAPRPFDDALRAQAAATFRRLSAEGYRTLGVAVSKVDERAAYTTAAERDMTLAGFAAFLDPPKEGILAVLEALKKNGVSVVIMTGDNQYVTRKIAHDVGLAADRIVVGGDVDAMDDAALACQAELGAIFARVSPEQKNRVISALKARGHVVGCLGDGINDAPSLHTADVGISVVNGVEVAKDAAKVILLEKDLEVLNDGVVEGRRCFANIMKYIVMGTSSNFGNMFSMAAASLFLPFLPMLPTQILLNNFLYDASQAGIPADNVDPALLRRPKRWQIGFIVHFMTIIGPISSLFDFLTFGILLWAFRASADAPLFRTGWFVESLATQTLVVFVIRTAGNPLKSRPGRPLLLGVLAVVAVAVALPYTPLGTLLRFVPPPLALVGAIAGLASAYLLSVQAVKTRFYRRHALL; encoded by the coding sequence ATGAGATCCCCGGCGGCGCCCTTGGCCGACTTCTGGGATCGGCCGCGCGAGGAACTGCTCGAGCTGCTGGGGACGACCGCGGCGGGCTTGACGTCCGACGAGGCGGAACGGCGACTGCGGCGCCATGGTCCCAACAGCCTCGTCCGCGAGCGGCGCTTCGCGAAGCTGCTGAGCGTCGTCCGCTATTTCGCCAATCCGCTCGTCGTCATCCTCGTCGCGGCCGGCGCGGTCTCGCTTTCGCTGGGGGACCCGGTCGGCGGGCTGATCATCATCGCGATCGTCCTCCTCAGCGTCCTGCTGAACTTCTTCATGGAGTTTCAGGCCCGCCGCGCGGTGGAGGAGATCCGCAGGCAGGTGGCGACGACGGCCGCCGTGCTGCGCGACGGACGAGAGCGGGAACTGCCGATCGCCGAACTGGTCCCGGGCGACGTCGTCCGGCTGAACGCGGGGGACCTGGCGCCCGCCGACGCCCGGCTGCTGGAGGCGAAGGACCTGCACGTGCGCGAGTCGGCGCTCACCGGCGAGTCTCTGCCCGTCGACAAGTCGGCGGCCGATCTCCCGGCGGGGAAGCACGCGGTCGGCGACGCGCTCAACAGCGTCTTCCTCGGCACCTCCGTCCAGACCGGAATGGCCCGCGCGGTCGTCGCGCGCACCGGACGGGACACCGCCCTCGGCGCGATCGCCGAGCGCTTGGCCGCGCGGCCGCCGGAGACCGAGTTCGGCCGCGGCATCCGCCACTTCGGGCTGATGATCACGCGGGTGATCATGCTGCTCGTGCTCTTCGTCCTGCTCGTCAACATCGTGCTCCATCGACCGCTGCTGGAGTCGTTCCTGTTCTCCGTCGCGCTGGCCGTGGGGATGGCGCCCGAGATGATGCCGATGATCATCACGGTCACGCTGGCCCACGGCGCGCGGCTGATGACCAAGAAGAAGGTCCTCGTCAAGCAGCTGGCGGCGATCGAGGACTTCGGCAGCATCGACATCCTCTGCAGCGACAAGACGGGCACGATCACCGAAGGCGAGATCGTGCTCGACCGCCACGTGGACATCCAAGGCCGGGACGACGCGAGCGTGCTCCAGCTCGTCTACCTGAACAGCCACTTCGAGGCCGGCATCGCGAGCCCCTTGGACGCGGCGGTCCTCAAACACGCGCCGCCGCCCATCGCGGAGTACGAGAAGGTGGACGAGATCCCGTTCGACTTCGCGCGCAAGCGCCTCTCGGTGGTGCTGCGCCACGGGGCCGATCGCCTCCTCGTCGCCAAGGGCGAGGTCGAGAGCGTCCTCGCGATCTGCGGGACCGTGAACGTGGACGGCGCTCCCCGGCCGTTCGACGACGCCCTGCGCGCCCAGGCGGCGGCGACGTTCCGACGGCTCAGCGCCGAAGGCTACCGCACGCTCGGGGTCGCCGTGTCGAAAGTGGACGAGCGGGCGGCCTACACGACGGCGGCCGAGCGCGACATGACGCTGGCCGGTTTCGCGGCCTTTCTCGATCCGCCCAAGGAGGGGATCCTCGCCGTGCTCGAGGCGCTGAAGAAGAACGGCGTCTCGGTGGTCATCATGACCGGCGACAACCAGTACGTGACCCGGAAGATCGCGCACGACGTCGGACTGGCGGCCGACCGGATCGTCGTCGGCGGCGACGTGGACGCCATGGACGACGCCGCGCTGGCCTGCCAGGCGGAGCTCGGCGCCATCTTCGCGCGCGTTTCGCCGGAGCAGAAGAACCGGGTCATCTCGGCCCTCAAGGCCCGCGGGCACGTCGTCGGCTGCTTGGGCGACGGCATCAACGACGCCCCGTCGCTGCACACCGCGGACGTCGGCATCTCGGTCGTGAACGGGGTGGAGGTGGCGAAGGACGCGGCCAAGGTCATCCTTCTGGAAAAGGACCTCGAAGTCCTGAACGACGGGGTCGTCGAGGGGCGCCGCTGCTTCGCCAACATCATGAAGTACATCGTCATGGGCACGAGCTCGAACTTCGGCAACATGTTCAGCATGGCGGCGGCGTCGCTCTTCCTGCCCTTCCTGCCGATGCTGCCGACGCAGATCCTGCTGAACAACTTCCTCTACGACGCCTCGCAGGCCGGCATTCCCGCCGACAACGTCGATCCCGCCCTGCTGCGCCGGCCGAAGCGGTGGCAGATCGGCTTCATCGTCCACTTCATGACGATCATCGGCCCGATCAGCTCGCTCTTCGACTTCCTCACGTTCGGGATCCTGCTCTGGGCGTTCCGCGCCTCCGCCGACGCGCCGTTGTTCCGCACCGGCTGGTTCGTGGAGTCTCTGGCCACGCAGACGCTGGTGGTGTTCGTGATCCGCACGGCGGGCAAC
- a CDS encoding lmo0937 family membrane protein yields MLWTILIILVGLWLLGMLTSYTMGGLIHILLVVALVVLIFRLVSRRRVF; encoded by the coding sequence ATGCTCTGGACGATCTTGATCATTCTCGTCGGTCTGTGGCTTCTGGGAATGCTCACCTCCTACACGATGGGCGGCCTGATCCACATCCTGTTGGTCGTGGCGCTGGTCGTTCTGATTTTCAGGCTTGTCTCGCGGCGGCGCGTCTTCTAA
- a CDS encoding BON domain-containing protein — protein sequence MKGKLPAAAMCLVGVGLVALVGCASSMVPQHTRHVDSGITSVIQASLEANDKVKARQVDVQTRDGVVYLSGVVDTEDARREAGRVAWRTEGVEGVVNDLTVGERIARDTKGVKDVRNELIVGKKTD from the coding sequence ATGAAGGGAAAACTCCCCGCGGCGGCGATGTGCCTGGTCGGTGTCGGGTTGGTCGCGCTTGTCGGGTGCGCGTCGTCGATGGTGCCGCAACACACGCGGCACGTCGATTCAGGAATCACGTCCGTGATCCAGGCGTCGCTGGAAGCCAACGACAAGGTGAAGGCGCGCCAAGTGGATGTTCAGACCAGGGACGGCGTGGTCTACCTGAGCGGCGTGGTGGACACCGAAGACGCCCGCCGCGAGGCCGGGCGTGTCGCGTGGCGGACGGAAGGCGTGGAAGGGGTCGTGAACGACCTCACCGTCGGGGAGCGCATCGCCCGCGACACCAAGGGCGTCAAGGACGTGCGCAACGAGCTCATCGTCGGCAAGAAGACGGACTAG
- a CDS encoding FecR domain-containing protein, with protein sequence MKRAAVVLALLAGTLFLPSPGFADDSDARVARVGYVGGEVSYQRGDVEGWNGLRVNTPLVSGDSLFAAAGGRAEADLGNGVVVRLDGGTLVDLVNNTRDVAQLGIRSGALDLRARSFPQGFAVEIDTPNAAATILEPGRYRVQFADRAVRYEVVQGAMSLAVGGQQLDVREGESLEIEDADPPTYAYGTLAGRTPFQSWCDGRDSRFERSPSARYVNADVVGYEDLDDYGSWRESPEYGRVWTPRMAEGWAPYQSGRWIWQDPFGWTWVSDESWGWAPYHYGRWAWTGNYWGWVPPPRRGYRGPAAVMGIEAVYAPALVAFVGGRNWGASLSIGGPAIGWVPLAPSERYYYPWQSAPREAGRYRNIAVNNAVTVVNYNAFGAGAVRPIRVARTEIARAPVIGSTAVGVAPRRESLVVAPGRNAGPKAVPRVVADRPLAARLVPPPRPQPFAQKAAEIERTGRPAPRPAATEDPVGKPFVAGVRAPAGVKAVSALAPEAPKELKPRSGAVVRPPKKIERDIAPPPSARRGAGPAPVPKTAAPAPAKREAPPARGERQAPPAARPTERPEEKK encoded by the coding sequence ATGAAGAGAGCCGCGGTTGTTCTTGCTCTGCTTGCGGGGACGCTCTTCCTGCCGTCCCCGGGCTTCGCGGACGATTCCGACGCGCGCGTCGCGCGCGTCGGCTACGTCGGCGGCGAGGTCTCCTACCAGCGCGGCGACGTCGAAGGCTGGAACGGCCTGCGCGTCAACACGCCGCTGGTGTCCGGCGATTCCCTCTTCGCCGCCGCCGGCGGACGCGCGGAGGCGGACCTGGGGAACGGCGTCGTCGTCCGCCTCGACGGCGGAACGCTCGTCGATCTCGTCAACAACACGAGGGACGTCGCGCAGCTGGGGATTAGGAGCGGCGCCCTCGACCTGCGCGCGCGGTCGTTCCCGCAAGGCTTCGCGGTGGAGATCGACACGCCGAACGCCGCCGCGACGATCCTCGAGCCCGGTCGCTACCGAGTGCAGTTCGCGGACCGCGCGGTGCGGTACGAGGTCGTGCAGGGCGCGATGTCGCTGGCGGTCGGCGGACAGCAGCTCGACGTCCGCGAGGGCGAGAGTCTGGAGATCGAGGACGCCGATCCGCCGACCTACGCCTACGGAACGCTCGCCGGCCGCACGCCGTTCCAGAGTTGGTGCGACGGCCGCGATTCCCGTTTCGAGAGATCGCCGAGCGCCCGATACGTCAACGCCGACGTCGTGGGCTACGAAGACCTCGACGACTACGGCTCGTGGCGCGAGAGCCCGGAGTACGGCCGCGTCTGGACGCCCAGAATGGCCGAAGGATGGGCGCCGTATCAGTCGGGCCGCTGGATCTGGCAGGATCCCTTCGGATGGACGTGGGTCTCCGACGAGTCGTGGGGCTGGGCGCCGTACCACTACGGCCGTTGGGCGTGGACGGGAAACTACTGGGGCTGGGTGCCGCCTCCGCGGCGAGGGTATCGCGGTCCCGCGGCCGTGATGGGCATCGAGGCCGTCTACGCTCCGGCGCTGGTCGCCTTCGTCGGCGGACGGAACTGGGGCGCGTCGCTGTCGATCGGCGGGCCGGCGATCGGGTGGGTTCCGCTGGCCCCCTCCGAGCGTTACTACTACCCGTGGCAATCGGCGCCGCGGGAGGCCGGAAGGTACAGGAACATCGCCGTGAACAACGCGGTGACGGTCGTGAACTACAACGCCTTCGGGGCGGGCGCGGTGCGCCCGATCCGCGTCGCGCGGACGGAGATCGCGCGGGCGCCCGTGATCGGCTCCACCGCCGTCGGCGTCGCCCCGCGGCGGGAGAGCCTCGTCGTGGCGCCGGGCCGGAACGCGGGGCCCAAGGCGGTCCCGCGCGTGGTCGCCGATCGGCCCTTGGCCGCGCGGCTCGTGCCTCCGCCGCGGCCGCAGCCGTTCGCCCAGAAGGCCGCGGAAATCGAGCGGACCGGCCGGCCGGCGCCGAGGCCCGCCGCGACCGAGGACCCGGTCGGCAAGCCGTTCGTGGCCGGCGTTCGGGCGCCCGCCGGCGTCAAGGCGGTCTCCGCCCTCGCGCCCGAAGCCCCCAAGGAACTGAAGCCGCGGAGCGGCGCCGTAGTCCGGCCGCCGAAGAAGATCGAGCGCGACATCGCGCCGCCGCCGTCGGCGCGCCGCGGAGCCGGCCCCGCGCCCGTCCCGAAGACCGCCGCCCCCGCGCCCGCCAAGCGCGAAGCGCCGCCCGCGCGCGGGGAGCGGCAGGCGCCGCCCGCGGCGCGACCGACCGAGCGGCCGGAGGAGAAGAAATAG